The following proteins are encoded in a genomic region of Triticum dicoccoides isolate Atlit2015 ecotype Zavitan chromosome 1B, WEW_v2.0, whole genome shotgun sequence:
- the LOC119348899 gene encoding secretory carrier-associated membrane protein 3, whose amino-acid sequence MAGRNGFEDDDVNPFAGGSVPPASNSRLSPLSHEPAGFYNVDIPMDSTKDVKKKEKELQAMEAELNKREKELKRKEEAASRAGIVIEDKNWPPFFPLIHHNISNEIPIHLQKMQYLAFSSFLGIALCLFFNIIATTTAWIKGEGVMVWLLAIIYFISGVPGAYVLWYRPLYNAMRTESALKFGWFFLFYMIHIIFCVWSAVSPPFPFKGNSLTGILPAIDVITKSLIVGIFYFVGFGLFCLESLLSIGVIQQVYMYFRGSGKSQELKQQAARGALSSAF is encoded by the exons ATGGCGGGCCGCAACGGCTTCGAGGACGACGACGTCAACCCCTTCGCC GGAGGGAGTGTCCCCCCTGCCTCCAATTCTCGACTCTCACCTCTCTCCCACGAGCCTGCGGGTTTTTATAATGTGGACATTCCTATGGATTCAACTAAG GAtgtgaagaaaaaggaaaaagaactcCAAGCGATGGAAGCCGAGCTAAACAAAAGAGAAAAG GAACTGAAAAGGAAGGAAGAGGCTGCGTCGCGAG ctggcatTGTCATAGAAGACAAAAACTGGCCACCCTTTTTCCCTCTCATTCATCACAATATTTCAAATGAGATACCCATCCATCTACAAAAAATGCAGTACCTTGCATTTTCATCATTTTTGG GAATTGCTCTCTGCCTCTTCTTTAATATCATAGCGACTACAACTGCATGGAttaagggagaag GTGTCATGGTTTGGTTGCTTGCCATTATCTACTTCATATCTGGTGTCCCTGGGGCTTATGTGTTATGGTATCGCCCTCTTTATAATGCGATGAG AACTGAGAGTGCTTTGAAGTTTGGGTGGTTTTTCCTATTTTACATG ATTCACATAATCTTCTGCGTGTGGTCAGCTGTGTCTCCCCCATTCCCTTTCAAAGGAAATTCTTTGAC TGGGATTTTGCCTGCCATTGATGTCATAACCAAGAGCCTTATTGTTGGG ATATTttactttgttggatttggattgtTCTGCCTTGAATCACTGCTGAGCATAGGTGTCATTCAG CAAGTGTACATGTACTTCCGTGGAAGTGGAAAATCCCAGGAGTTGAAACAACAGGCAGCACGTGGTGCCCTGAGCTCTGCGTTCTGA